A window of Aquibium oceanicum genomic DNA:
CGGCAATGCCTACGAGCTCATCCAGTGGGGCAAGCAGGACGTCGTCTTCGCCGGCGGCCACGAAGACCTCGACTGGACCATGTCGAACCTCTTCGACGCCATGGGCGCCATGTCGTCGAAGTTCAACGACCGTGCCGCGGTCGCCTCGCGCGCCTACGACATCGCGCGCGACGGTTTCGTCATCGCCGGCGGCGCGGGCGTGCTGATCCTCGAAGAGCTGGAGCACGCCAAGGCGCGCGGCGCGAAGATCTACGCCGAAATCGTCGGCTACGGCGCCACCTCCGACGGCTACGACATGGTCGCGCCGTCCGGGGAGGGCGCCGTCCGCTGCATGAAGCAGGCCATCGCCACCGTCGACGGAAAGGTCGACTACATCAACACCCACGGCACCTCCACGCCGGTCGGCGACCAGCGCGAGATGGGCGCCGTGCGCGAGGTGTTCGGCGACGAAATCCCGCACATCTCCTCCACCAAGTCGCTGACGGGCCATTCGCTCGGCGCCGCCGGCGTGCAGGAATCGATCTACTCCATCCTCATGATGCAGGGCGGCTTCATCGGCGAGAGCGCCCATATCGAGGAACTCGATCCCGAGTTCGAGGGCCTGCCGATCGTGCGCAAGCGGATCGACGATGCCAGGATCGATACCGTCCTTTCCAACTCGTTCGGCTTCGGCGGAACGAACGCGACCCTCGTGTTCCAGCGCTACGCATAGGACTTTTCCGTCATGCAGGACCTGATGAAAGGCAAGCGCGGGCTCGTCATGGGCGTCGCGAACGACCATTCGCTCGCCTGGGGCATCGCCCGGCGCCTGCGCGAGCAGGGCGCCGAGATGGCCTTCACCTACCAGGGCGAGGCCTTCGGTCGCCGCGTGAAGCCGCTGGCGGAGGAAGTCGGCGCGAAGCTGATCCTGCCTTGCGACGTCGAGGACGGCGCTTCCATCGATTCCGTCTTCGACGCCCTGAAGACCGAGTGGGGCGGCATGGATTTCATCGTCCATGCGATCGGCTTCTCGGACAAGAACGAGCTCAAGGGCCGCTACGCCGACACCACGCGCGAGAACTTCGTGCGCACCATGGTGATCTCGTGTTTCTCCTTCACCGAGGTGGCACGCCGGTCGGCGGAGCTGATGCAGTCCGGCGGCGCGATGCTGACCCTCACCTATGCCGGCTCGATGCGCGTCATGCCGAACTACAACGTCATGGGCGTCGCCAAGGCTGGCCTCGAGGCGAGCGTCCGCTATCTCGCCAACGATTTTGGGCCCGGCGGCATCCGCGTCAACGCGATCTCCGCCGGCCCCGTGCGCACGCTCGCCGGCGCCGGCATCAGCGACGCGCGCCACATGTTCTCCTACCAGGCGCGCAATTCGCCGCTGCGCCGCACGGTCAACATCGACGAGGTCGGCGGATCGGCGCTCTACCTGCTTTCGGATCTCGCGAGCGGCGTCACCGGCGAGGTCCACTACGTCGACAGCGGCTATCACATCGTATCGATGCCGGTGCTCGATCAGTTGAAGAAGCTGGAATGACCGTCAAAAAAGGCCGTTTCGTAGAATTTTAGGATTCGCGGAACCGAATCTTCAAAGTTCCTCCGCTAGGGTGCATGTGCAAGTGAAAGGCATTTTGCAGATGCAGCCAGTGAAGAATCCGAATCGGTCGCCGCTTTTCAGGTTGATCACGATCGCCAGTGCGGGTCTGGGCAGCCTGATCATCGGGCTGTGGGCGTTCGAGCTCGGACTTGGCGGGAACCTGCGGGAAATGCCCCCGCAGATGATCGGCGGCGTCATCGCCGCGCTTTGCGCCCTGGCGGCCGCCGGTACCGCGCTTTCCTTCTTCGCGGGCGTGGACGAATCCGCCAGCTTCGTCTTCCAGGAAACCCAGGTCGACAAGCTCTCCGGCTTTCATTCCCGCACCGCCATGATCGGCAAGATCGCCGAAGCCGCCATCGCGACCGTGCGCAGCGGCGAACCCGTCTACATGATCGACGTCGACATCGACCGGTTCAAGCAGATCAACGATGCGATCGGCTACAGCCAGGGCGACCAGCTCATTCGCGCCTTTTCGCGCCGGCTGAAGAAGAGCCTTCCCGACGGTGTCGTCCTGGGGCGCATCGGCGCCGGCGAGTTCGCCGTTCTCGTGCCGGAAAGCAAGGTCGTGGATCGCATCGACCGGATGATCGACCGGCTCATCGACGAGATGACCAAGCCCTACCGCCTTCCCACGCACCAGCAGACGGTCAACCTGTCGGCCGGCCTGGTGGCGCTGCCGAAGGACGGAAACGACCCGGTCATGCTTCTTCGCCGCTCGAACCTCGCGCTCCAGAACGCGCGCGCCTCCGGCATCGGCGGCTGGGCAGTGTTCAGCTCCGAGATGGGACAGGTGGCCGAGCACCGCCAGTGGATCGAGTCCGAACTGCACGCGGCCTTCCAGCGTGGCGATTTCGACCTTCACTACCAGCCGCAGATGGACCTCATGAAAGGCCGCATCGTCGGCTATGAGGCGCTGCTGCGCTGGAACCACCCCGAGCGCGGCGCAATCTCCCCGATGGAATTCGTGCCGATCGCCGAGGAAACCGGCATGATCGGCCCGATCGGCGAATGGGTGCTGCACAAGGCCTGCGAGGACGCCAGGATCTTGCCGGACGACTGCTTCGTCGCGGTCAACATCTCGCCCGTCCAGTTCATGACCAAGGATTTCGTCCGCTACGTCCGTTCCGTTCTCGAAAAGACCGGCCTCGACGCCAGCCGTCTCGAGCTGGAAGTCACCGAGACGGCGATGATGCAGGACAAGGAGCGCGCCGCCGCGATCCTGCGCGAGCTCTCCGAACTCGGCATCTCGGTCGCCGTCGACGATTTCGGCACCGGCTATTCCAACCTGTCCTACCTGATGGACTTCACCTTCCAGAAGCTGAAGATCGACAAGTCCTTCGTCAGCCGCATCGAGAAGGACAATGGCGGCGCCGTCGTCTCGACGATCGTCGGGCTGTCGCGGGCGCTCGGCGTCCACACCATCGCCGAGGGCGTGGAGACGGAGGACCAGGCGACGCTGCTGCGTGCTGCCGGTTGCGACGTCTTCCAGGGCTATCTCTACGGAAAGCCCGCGCCGCTCGTCATCCGCGACGGCGAGGCGATCGAAGTGCGGCGCGTAGCAGTGCACTGAGCGCCGGAGCTTGTCTCCCGAAAGCGCCGCGCCGAAACATCGCGACGCCTTTCACGTCAGCGCTTCGCCCACAACACCTTGAATCGGTCGTCGCGGCAGGTTTCGCCGGAGGCGGCAAAACCGCTGGCCAGCGCCGCCTCGTAGGGCAGCCCCCGGTTCGCCACCAGGAATAGACGCCCTCCCGGTTTGAGCGCCGCCGACGCGGCGCGGATCATCCCCTGGCCGATCCCCGGTTCCGCCGCCCTTCCCTGATGGAACGGCGGGTTCATCACGATGAAATCGTAATTCCGCTCCACCTTCTCCTGCAAGAGGTCGCGCCAGAAGAAGCCCTTCGGTAAGGACGCTCCGGCCTCTGCAAGATTCCGTTTGGCCGCCTCCAGCGAAGCGAAGTCCACCTCGAAGAGATCGAGCCCCGTGATCCCGCCGTCGCGCGCCAGCACCTCGCTCGAAAGATAGCCCCATCCCGCGCCGAAATCGGCGACGCGGCCGGCGATCGTCAGCGGCAGGTTTTCCGCCAGCAGCCGCGACGCCGGATCGATCCGGTCGTGCGAGAACATGCCGGGCGCGGTGTGGAAGCGACCCTCCACGAGCGTCGGGTCGGGATCGCGCATGAGATCCGACCCTTCAAGGTCGGCGTCCGCCGGCCGGGAGAACCAGAAGACCACCCCGTGATGCTTCGACAGGCGGTCGATCGTCACTTCGCCGGAAACGCGCTTTCGAAAACTGTCCACGCCGTCCTGTTTGGTACCGGCAACCGCGATCGTCGCGCCGGGCCTCGTCCTGCCCAAGGCCTCGCGCAGCCAGGCTTCGTTTTGGCCCCTGTGCCGGTCGAGAAGGATCAGCGCCAGGTCGTAGTCCCGTCCCTCCGCCTCAGGCCGCACGTTGGCGCCTTCCCGCTTCAGCGCCAGGAAATCCGGACGAAATCCCTGCACGGCATCGAGGTGCGAACCGAAGTCGGAGGGCGGTCGAAAGCCGGGAGCGGCTCCAAGGAAGATGGCGCGCGTCCCCGCCGGGGCGGCGAGCGCTTCGGTCTCGAAGGGATGAAAGAGGGTCTTGGAAGCAGTGCCGGACATGCGGGGCCTGTCAATGAAAACGGGCGCGCCCAAAGGCGCGCCCGCTGGAAACTCTCGTCTCGTGAAGCCTCAGGCGGCGTCTTCTTCGCCGTCCTGGCGCTTCTCGCGGACGATCTCCTTGCCGGTCTCCTGGTCGACGACCTTCATGGAGAGGCGGACCTTGCCGCGCTCGTCGAAGCCCATGAGCTTCACGAACACCTTCTGGCCTTCCTTCACCACGTCGGTGGTCTTCTGGACGCGCTCCGGCGCCAGCTGCGAGATGTGCACGAGGCCGTCCTTCGGGCCGAAGAAGTTGACGAAGGCGCCGAAGTCGGCGGTCTTGACGACCGTGCCCTCGTAGATCTCGCCCACTTCCGGCTCCGCCACGATGGTGTGGATCCACTTCTTCGCCGCCTCGATCTCCTTGGCGTTCGAAGAGGCGATCTTCACCGTGCCGTCGTCCTCGATGTTGATCTTGGCGCCGGTCTTCTCGACGATCTCGCGGATGACCTTGCCGCCCGAGCCGATCACGTCACGGATCTTGTCGGTCGGGATGTTCATCACCTCGATGCGCGGGGCGAATTCGCCCAGTTCCGAACGGCCCTCGGTGATCGCGTTGGCCATCTCGCCGAGGATGTGCTCGCGGCCGCCACGGGCCTGGTCGAGCGCCACTTTCATGATCTCCTCGGTGATGCCGGAGATCTTGATGTCCATCTGCAGCGACGTGATGCCGCCCGTCGTTCCGGCCACCTTGAAGTCCATGTCGCCGAGATGGTCCTCGTCGCCGAGGATGTCGGACAGCACCGCGAAGCGCTCGTCTTCCTTGATCAGGCCCATGGCGATGCCCGCCACCGGCTTGGCCAGCGGAACGCCGGCATCCATCAGCGCCAGCGAGGTGCCGCAGACGGTCGCCATCGAGGACGAGCCGTTGGACTCCGTGATCTCGGAGACCACGCGCAGCGTGTAGGGGAACTGGTCCG
This region includes:
- the fabB gene encoding beta-ketoacyl-ACP synthase I, which produces MRRVVVTGLGIVSSIGNNADEVQASLRDARSGISFSDSFAEHGFRCQVWGNPTLDPAELVDRRAMRFLSKGAGWNHVAMEQAIADAGLESSDVTNERTGIIMGSGGPSTKTIVEAAETTVKNGSPKRIGPFAVPKAMSSTASATLATWFKIHGVNYSISSACSTSAHCIGNAYELIQWGKQDVVFAGGHEDLDWTMSNLFDAMGAMSSKFNDRAAVASRAYDIARDGFVIAGGAGVLILEELEHAKARGAKIYAEIVGYGATSDGYDMVAPSGEGAVRCMKQAIATVDGKVDYINTHGTSTPVGDQREMGAVREVFGDEIPHISSTKSLTGHSLGAAGVQESIYSILMMQGGFIGESAHIEELDPEFEGLPIVRKRIDDARIDTVLSNSFGFGGTNATLVFQRYA
- the fabI gene encoding enoyl-ACP reductase FabI; this translates as MQDLMKGKRGLVMGVANDHSLAWGIARRLREQGAEMAFTYQGEAFGRRVKPLAEEVGAKLILPCDVEDGASIDSVFDALKTEWGGMDFIVHAIGFSDKNELKGRYADTTRENFVRTMVISCFSFTEVARRSAELMQSGGAMLTLTYAGSMRVMPNYNVMGVAKAGLEASVRYLANDFGPGGIRVNAISAGPVRTLAGAGISDARHMFSYQARNSPLRRTVNIDEVGGSALYLLSDLASGVTGEVHYVDSGYHIVSMPVLDQLKKLE
- a CDS encoding putative bifunctional diguanylate cyclase/phosphodiesterase; this translates as MQPVKNPNRSPLFRLITIASAGLGSLIIGLWAFELGLGGNLREMPPQMIGGVIAALCALAAAGTALSFFAGVDESASFVFQETQVDKLSGFHSRTAMIGKIAEAAIATVRSGEPVYMIDVDIDRFKQINDAIGYSQGDQLIRAFSRRLKKSLPDGVVLGRIGAGEFAVLVPESKVVDRIDRMIDRLIDEMTKPYRLPTHQQTVNLSAGLVALPKDGNDPVMLLRRSNLALQNARASGIGGWAVFSSEMGQVAEHRQWIESELHAAFQRGDFDLHYQPQMDLMKGRIVGYEALLRWNHPERGAISPMEFVPIAEETGMIGPIGEWVLHKACEDARILPDDCFVAVNISPVQFMTKDFVRYVRSVLEKTGLDASRLELEVTETAMMQDKERAAAILRELSELGISVAVDDFGTGYSNLSYLMDFTFQKLKIDKSFVSRIEKDNGGAVVSTIVGLSRALGVHTIAEGVETEDQATLLRAAGCDVFQGYLYGKPAPLVIRDGEAIEVRRVAVH
- a CDS encoding class I SAM-dependent methyltransferase, whose product is MSGTASKTLFHPFETEALAAPAGTRAIFLGAAPGFRPPSDFGSHLDAVQGFRPDFLALKREGANVRPEAEGRDYDLALILLDRHRGQNEAWLREALGRTRPGATIAVAGTKQDGVDSFRKRVSGEVTIDRLSKHHGVVFWFSRPADADLEGSDLMRDPDPTLVEGRFHTAPGMFSHDRIDPASRLLAENLPLTIAGRVADFGAGWGYLSSEVLARDGGITGLDLFEVDFASLEAAKRNLAEAGASLPKGFFWRDLLQEKVERNYDFIVMNPPFHQGRAAEPGIGQGMIRAASAALKPGGRLFLVANRGLPYEAALASGFAASGETCRDDRFKVLWAKR